One stretch of Streptomyces peucetius DNA includes these proteins:
- a CDS encoding NCS1 family nucleobase:cation symporter-1, translating into MTETVPPAPSEGLIADQAGRVEIPPGTHFADSRFVNDDLLPVPVARRRWTTYNFAALWVGMAHNIPSWLLASGLVALGMDWKQAVFTIALANVIVLAPMLLTGHAGPKYGIPFPVLARASFGLRGANLPAMIRAGVACAWFGIQTWIGGQGIFVLLGKIFGGWAQAAEVGGQPWTLWLCFVLFWALELAIIYRGMEALRRFENWAAPFVIVGALVLLAWIAAKAGGLGPLLDQPSKLGWGADFWPVFFPSLMGMIAFWATLSLNIPDFTRFGAGQRAQVWGQTLGLPTTMTLFALLSVFVTSGSQAVYGVAVWDPVALAAKTDNVFGLLFALVTVLVATISVNIAANVVSPAYDLANLAPRLVNFRTGALITGVVGVLIMPWKLTETPELYIFTWLGLVGGMLGTVAGILIADYWLVRRTVLDLRALYTPGGAYWYTSGWNMRAVAAFVVGGVLAVGGSHSAPGKGPFPEDGLIPFLKPLADYGWAVGLGASLIVYVLLMSRQVRHDADPAG; encoded by the coding sequence ATGACCGAGACCGTCCCGCCCGCGCCCTCCGAAGGACTCATAGCCGACCAGGCGGGACGCGTCGAGATCCCGCCGGGCACCCACTTCGCCGACAGCCGCTTCGTCAACGACGACCTGCTGCCCGTCCCCGTCGCCCGCCGCCGCTGGACCACCTACAACTTCGCCGCCCTCTGGGTCGGCATGGCCCACAACATCCCCTCTTGGCTGCTCGCGTCCGGTCTGGTCGCGCTGGGCATGGACTGGAAGCAGGCCGTGTTCACCATCGCGCTGGCCAACGTCATCGTGCTGGCGCCGATGCTGCTCACCGGCCACGCCGGGCCCAAGTACGGCATTCCCTTCCCGGTGCTCGCCCGCGCCTCCTTCGGTCTGCGCGGCGCCAACCTGCCCGCGATGATCCGGGCCGGGGTGGCCTGTGCCTGGTTCGGGATCCAGACCTGGATCGGCGGCCAGGGCATCTTCGTCCTTCTCGGCAAGATCTTCGGCGGCTGGGCACAGGCGGCGGAGGTCGGCGGCCAGCCGTGGACGCTGTGGCTCTGCTTCGTCCTCTTCTGGGCGCTCGAACTGGCCATCATCTACCGGGGGATGGAGGCCCTGCGCCGGTTCGAGAACTGGGCCGCGCCGTTCGTCATCGTCGGCGCTCTGGTGCTGCTGGCGTGGATCGCCGCCAAGGCGGGCGGCCTCGGCCCGCTCCTCGACCAACCGTCGAAGCTCGGCTGGGGCGCCGACTTCTGGCCGGTCTTCTTCCCGTCCCTGATGGGCATGATCGCCTTCTGGGCCACCCTGTCGCTGAACATCCCCGACTTCACCCGCTTCGGCGCGGGCCAGCGCGCCCAGGTCTGGGGCCAGACGCTCGGGCTGCCGACCACGATGACGCTCTTCGCCCTGCTGTCGGTCTTCGTCACCTCCGGCTCGCAGGCCGTGTACGGCGTCGCCGTGTGGGACCCGGTCGCGCTCGCCGCCAAGACGGACAACGTCTTCGGCCTGCTCTTCGCGCTGGTGACCGTACTCGTCGCCACGATCTCGGTGAACATTGCCGCGAACGTCGTCTCACCGGCGTACGACCTGGCGAACCTCGCGCCGCGCCTCGTCAACTTCCGTACGGGCGCGCTGATCACCGGGGTCGTCGGCGTGCTCATCATGCCGTGGAAGCTGACCGAGACCCCCGAGCTGTACATCTTCACCTGGCTCGGCCTGGTCGGCGGGATGCTGGGCACGGTCGCGGGCATCCTGATCGCCGACTACTGGCTGGTGCGCCGCACCGTGCTCGACCTGCGGGCCCTCTACACTCCCGGCGGTGCCTACTGGTACACCTCCGGCTGGAACATGCGCGCCGTCGCCGCCTTCGTGGTCGGCGGTGTGCTCGCGGTGGGCGGCTCCCATTCGGCCCCGGGCAAGGGCCCGTTCCCCGAGGACGGCCTGATCCCCTTCCTCAAGCCCCTCGCCGACTACGGCTGGGCCGTCGGCCTCGGAGCATCGCTCATCGTGTACGTCCTGCTGATGAGCCGTCAGGTACGGCACGATGCAGACCCGGCGGGGTGA
- a CDS encoding methionyl-tRNA formyltransferase, whose protein sequence is MRVVMFGYQTWGHRTLQALLDSEHDVAMVVTHPKSEHAYEKIWSDSVADLAEEHGVPVVIRNRPDDEELFQRLKEADPDIIVANNWRTWIPPRIYTLPRHGTLNVHDSLLPKYAGFSPLIWALINGEQEVGVTAHMMDEVLDAGDIVDQRAVAVGPTDTTTDLFHKTVELIAPVTIGALGRIASGETEFTPQDRSRATFFHKRAEEDIRVNWDWPAADLERLVRAQSAPYPSAFTFHKGKRLEIVSAVVSEGRYGGTPGRIFYREGQGVVIVAGADARTGRNHGLAITRVRTEDGRELPATEYFTSMGGYLTGRP, encoded by the coding sequence ATGCGGGTCGTCATGTTCGGTTACCAGACCTGGGGGCACCGCACCCTGCAAGCGCTCCTGGACTCCGAACACGACGTGGCAATGGTCGTGACCCACCCGAAGAGCGAGCACGCCTACGAGAAGATCTGGAGCGACTCCGTCGCCGACCTCGCGGAGGAGCACGGCGTCCCCGTCGTCATCCGCAACCGGCCCGACGACGAGGAGCTGTTCCAGCGGCTGAAGGAAGCCGACCCCGACATCATCGTGGCCAACAACTGGCGTACGTGGATCCCGCCGCGCATCTACACACTGCCCCGGCACGGCACGCTCAACGTCCACGACTCGCTGCTGCCGAAGTACGCCGGGTTCTCCCCGCTGATCTGGGCCCTCATCAACGGCGAGCAGGAAGTCGGCGTCACGGCCCACATGATGGACGAGGTCCTCGACGCCGGCGACATCGTCGACCAGCGCGCGGTGGCGGTGGGGCCCACCGACACGACCACCGACCTGTTCCACAAGACCGTCGAACTCATCGCCCCGGTCACCATCGGCGCCCTGGGCCGGATCGCCTCCGGAGAGACCGAGTTCACCCCTCAGGACCGCTCCCGGGCCACGTTCTTCCACAAGCGGGCGGAGGAGGACATCCGGGTCAACTGGGACTGGCCCGCCGCCGACCTGGAGCGCCTCGTCCGCGCCCAGTCCGCCCCGTACCCGAGCGCCTTCACCTTCCACAAGGGCAAGCGCCTGGAGATCGTGTCCGCGGTCGTGTCCGAGGGCCGCTACGGCGGCACCCCCGGCCGGATCTTCTACCGCGAGGGCCAGGGCGTGGTGATCGTCGCGGGCGCCGACGCCCGCACCGGCCGCAACCACGGCCTGGCCATCACCCGCGTACGGACCGAGGACGGCCGCGAGCTGCCCGCGACGGAGTACTTCACCTCCATGGGCGGTTACCTCACCGGCCGTCCCTGA
- a CDS encoding lysine N(6)-hydroxylase/L-ornithine N(5)-oxygenase family protein, protein MSQVLPGDAPLIHDLIGIGFGPSNVAMAIALSEHNARVGRQEAVTAHFFERQPSFGWHRGMLIDDATMQVSFLKDLVTLRNPSSEYTFLRYLQSKGRLIDFVNHKNLFPLRVEFHDYFEWAAAKVDDMVSYGHEVIAIEPVERDGVVEYLDVTARSGAETVVHRARNLVIGTGLRPLMPEGVERTDRVWHNSDLLAKVDSLQGADPARFVVVGAGQSAAENVAYLHRRFPGAEICAVFSRYGYSPADDSSFANRIFDPQAVDEYFTAPDDIKRKLMDYHGNTNYSVVDIDLIDDLYRQAYQEKVLGTERLRFLNVSRLTGVEETGDKVRATVKSLVTGEESVLDADVVVLATGYSQAEPLKLLGEVAEHCRRDEQGRVGVERDYRVTTDPRLRCGIYLQGGTEHTHGITSSLLSNTAIRVGEILDSILERGSQPVQEEARPVADGIGSVR, encoded by the coding sequence ATGTCACAGGTTCTTCCTGGCGACGCACCTCTGATCCACGACCTCATAGGTATCGGCTTCGGGCCGTCCAATGTGGCCATGGCGATCGCGCTCAGTGAGCACAACGCGCGCGTCGGCAGGCAGGAGGCGGTCACTGCTCACTTCTTCGAGCGGCAGCCGAGCTTCGGCTGGCACCGCGGCATGCTGATCGACGACGCGACGATGCAGGTGTCCTTCCTCAAGGACCTGGTGACGCTCCGCAACCCGTCCAGCGAGTACACCTTCCTCCGCTATCTGCAGAGCAAGGGCCGGCTGATCGACTTCGTCAACCACAAGAACCTCTTCCCGCTCCGCGTCGAGTTCCACGACTACTTCGAGTGGGCCGCGGCGAAGGTCGACGACATGGTCTCCTACGGCCACGAGGTCATCGCCATCGAGCCCGTCGAACGCGACGGAGTGGTGGAGTACCTCGACGTGACCGCCCGCTCGGGTGCGGAGACCGTGGTCCACCGGGCCCGCAACCTCGTCATCGGCACGGGGCTGCGTCCCCTCATGCCGGAGGGCGTGGAGCGGACGGACCGCGTCTGGCACAACTCCGACCTGCTCGCGAAGGTGGACAGTCTCCAGGGCGCCGACCCCGCCCGCTTCGTCGTGGTCGGCGCCGGCCAGAGCGCCGCCGAGAACGTGGCGTATCTGCACCGCCGCTTCCCCGGGGCCGAGATCTGCGCGGTCTTCTCCCGGTACGGCTACAGCCCCGCCGACGACAGCAGCTTCGCCAACCGCATCTTCGACCCCCAGGCCGTCGACGAGTACTTCACCGCGCCCGACGACATCAAGCGCAAGCTGATGGACTACCACGGCAACACCAACTACTCCGTGGTGGACATCGATCTGATCGACGACCTGTACCGCCAGGCGTACCAGGAGAAGGTCCTCGGCACCGAGCGTCTGCGCTTCCTCAACGTTTCGCGGCTGACCGGTGTCGAGGAGACCGGGGACAAGGTCCGCGCCACCGTCAAGTCCCTGGTCACCGGCGAGGAGAGCGTGCTGGACGCCGACGTCGTGGTGCTCGCCACCGGCTACAGCCAGGCCGAGCCCCTGAAGCTGCTCGGCGAGGTCGCGGAACACTGCCGGCGGGACGAACAGGGCCGCGTCGGGGTCGAGCGCGACTACCGCGTGACGACGGACCCCCGGCTGCGGTGCGGGATCTACCTCCAGGGCGGCACCGAGCACACCCACGGCATCACGTCGTCCCTGCTCTCCAACACCGCGATCAGGGTCGGCGAGATCCTGGACTCGATCCTCGAGCGCGGTTCACAGCCCGTCCAGGAAGAGGCCCGTCCGGTCGCCGACGGGATCGGATCGGTCCGCTAG
- a CDS encoding iron-siderophore ABC transporter substrate-binding protein yields MSTGTRPALTRFVRNIPRVAVATAAAFALSACGGGAEKDEAKPSAGASSKSTAFPVTVEHKYGSTTIDAEPKRVVTLGLSDQDAVLALGIKPVGAVDWFKETPYGKWPWTKDKWGSTKPEIVGERDEYNIEKIAALKPDLVIAQYSGMKKEQYDTLSKFTKVVAQPKDLPDYGASWQVMTRQIGKSLGKDAEAEKLIAGIDARFKAVRDKHPEFAEKTLAVADSFEAGKYSAFTKTDPKSIFFQELGFKLKPEIDKLAKPGYNVAELSAEKLNVLDVDRLVWVTSSTEANERIKAEPLYKNLKVHKEKRDLFVPYQNPDIGAAFSFNTVLSIPYAIDEIEPLLTAVK; encoded by the coding sequence GTGTCCACTGGAACACGCCCCGCGCTGACGCGGTTCGTCAGAAACATCCCCCGCGTGGCCGTCGCCACCGCCGCCGCGTTCGCTCTGTCCGCCTGTGGGGGCGGCGCCGAGAAGGACGAGGCCAAGCCCTCGGCCGGGGCGAGCTCGAAGTCCACCGCCTTCCCGGTGACGGTGGAGCACAAGTACGGCAGCACGACGATCGACGCCGAGCCGAAGAGGGTCGTCACCCTTGGGCTCTCCGACCAGGACGCGGTGCTGGCGCTCGGCATCAAGCCGGTCGGCGCGGTGGACTGGTTCAAGGAGACCCCGTACGGCAAGTGGCCGTGGACGAAGGACAAGTGGGGGTCCACCAAGCCGGAGATCGTGGGCGAGCGCGACGAGTACAACATCGAGAAGATCGCCGCGCTGAAGCCGGACCTGGTCATCGCCCAGTACTCGGGGATGAAGAAGGAGCAGTACGACACGCTCTCCAAGTTCACCAAGGTCGTCGCCCAGCCCAAGGACCTTCCCGACTACGGCGCCTCCTGGCAGGTCATGACCCGCCAGATCGGCAAGTCGCTCGGCAAGGACGCGGAGGCCGAGAAGCTCATCGCCGGCATCGACGCCCGGTTCAAGGCCGTCCGCGACAAGCACCCCGAGTTCGCGGAGAAGACGCTCGCCGTCGCCGACAGCTTCGAGGCGGGCAAGTACTCGGCGTTCACCAAGACCGACCCCAAGTCGATCTTCTTCCAGGAGCTCGGCTTCAAGCTGAAGCCGGAGATCGACAAGCTGGCCAAGCCGGGCTACAACGTCGCCGAACTCAGCGCCGAGAAGCTGAACGTGCTCGACGTCGACCGGCTGGTCTGGGTGACCTCCAGCACCGAGGCCAACGAGCGGATCAAGGCTGAGCCGCTCTACAAGAACCTGAAGGTCCACAAGGAGAAGCGCGACCTGTTCGTGCCCTACCAGAACCCGGACATCGGCGCCGCGTTCTCCTTCAACACGGTCCTCTCGATCCCCTACGCGATCGACGAGATCGAGCCGCTGCTGACGGCCGTCAAGTAA